One stretch of Euphorbia lathyris chromosome 7, ddEupLath1.1, whole genome shotgun sequence DNA includes these proteins:
- the LOC136200811 gene encoding putative pentatricopeptide repeat-containing protein At1g19290, whose amino-acid sequence MFIYSPSRRLSHFIQRRSFQWKPRHEYKLTQDDLLDRISRLLVLGRYDALNSLTFDFTDHLLNSILLRHKLNPNACLHFFKLSFKQPKFRPNLTSYCKLVHILSRARIYDDTRFYLNEMVSLSNNDYSSFPVWNELIRVYKDFPFSPTVFDMILKIYSVKGMITHALHVFDNMGSHGCLPSLRSCNSLLSILVKRGQSDNALLVYDQMNRLGIVPDVFTCSIMVNAYCKERRLDRAMEFVEKMENSGFELNVVTYNCLIDGCVNLGNMEQAKDVLRLMGEKKILRNKVTFTLLIKGYCRQHKMEEAEKVLREMEKEESVVLDEYAYGVLIDGYSRVGKMNDAIRIRDEMLNIGLKMNLLICNSLINGYCKNGRVCEAEKLFSCMGNWRLIPDSYSYCTLMDGYCRESLTSKAFSFCNKMLENGIALNIVTYNTLLKGLCREGAFEDALQLWQLMIERGLSPNEISYCTLLDGLFNMGDYSRALALWNDILARGYARSTYAFNTMINGLCKMGKMVEAEETFIRMKELGCKPDSITYRTLSDGYCKLGNVEAAFRMKEKMAKEAIHPCIEFYNSLITGLFKSKKTNELMGILSEMHLNGISPNIITYGALIAGWCDEERLDKAFNAYFDMIEKGIAPNIIICSKIVSTLYRLGRIDEANMLLQKMVSFDVFVDHIHFDALPEAGDRYLDSQKIAASLDESAKSFSLANTVVYNIAIAGLCKSGKTDDARRLFSGLVIRGFKPDNFTYCTLIHGYSAAGHVNDAFNLRDEMMKKGVIPNITTYNALINGLCKSGNLNRALRLFNKLHLKGLTLNAITYNILIDGYCKCGSTAQALDLRNKMLKERISPSIITYSSLIHGFCKQGDIEKSFGLLDEMMELFADQNLEPLFKLVGGYIKSGDMEKISKLHNMMHVTLTSAGAVSDKQKELAVLSNAKEMLDVCVVFEAVC is encoded by the coding sequence ATGTTCATCTATTCTCCTTCTCGCCGCCTATCTCACTTCATACAACGCAGATCATTCCAATGGAAGCCCCGCCACGAATACAAGCTTACCCAAGACGATCTCCTCGATCGTATCTCCCGCCTTCTTGTCCTTGGTCGCTACGACGCCCTCAACTCCCTTACTTTCGATTTTACCGATCATCTTCTCAACTCCATTCTTCTTCGACACAAACTCAACCCTAATGCCTGCTTACATTTCTTCAAATTGTCCTTCAAACAGCCTAAATTTAGACCAAACTTGACCTCCTACTGTAAGCTCGTCCACATTTTGTCTCGTGCTCGAATATATGATGATACCCGATTCTATTTGAACGAAATGGTCAGTCTTTCTAACAATGACTACTCTTCGTTTCCTGTTTGGAATGAACTTATTCGGGTTTACAAAGACTTTCCATTTTCTCCTACGGTTTTTGATATGATACTTAAAATATATTCCGTCAAGGGAATGATAACACATGCACTCCATGTGTTTGATAATATGGGAAGTCATGGTTGCTTACCGAGTCTTAGGAGTTGTAATAGCTTGTTAAGTATTCTGGTTAAAAGAGGCCAAAGCGACAATGCGCTGCTTGTTTATGATCAAATGAATAGGTTAGGGATCGTGCCTGATGTTTTTACTTGTTCAATTATGGTTAACGCATATTGTAAGGAGAGGAGGCTGGATAGAGCTATGGAGTTTGTCGAAAAGATGGAGAATTCAGGTTTTGAGCTTAATGTGGTGACTTACAATTGCTTGATTGATGGGTGTGTTAATCTGGGAAATATGGAGCAGGCAAAAGATGTTTTGAGATTGATGGGTGAAAAGAAAATTTTGAGAAATAAGGTTACTTTTACACTGCTAATTAAAGGTTATTGTAGACAACATAAGATGGAGGAAGCAGAAAAGGTGCTCAGAGAGATGGAGAAAGAAGAAAGTGTTGTCTTGGATGAATATGCATATGGTGTGCTGATTGATGGGTATTCTCGTGTTGGTAAAATGAATGATGCTATTAGGATTCGAGATGAGATGTTGAACATAGGATTGAAGATGAATTTACTCATTTGTAACTCGTTGATTAATGGGTATTGTAAAAATGGCCGAGTATGTGAGGCAGAGAAATTGTTTTCATGTATGGGCAACTGGCGCTTAATTCCAGATTCTTATAGTTATTGTACACTCATGGATGGTTACTGTAGAGAGAGTCTAACTAGCAAGGCTTTCAGCTTTTGCAATAAGATGCTTGAGAATGGAATTGCGCTGAATATTGTGACTTATAATACTCTTCTCAAGGGTTTATGTCGTGAGGGTGCGTTTGAGGATGCTTTGCAGCTTTGGCAACTGATGATAGAGAGAGGTCTGTCCCCTAATGAGATCAGCTATTGCACGTTGCTTGATGGACTTTTCAACATGGGAGATTATTCAAGGGCTTTGGCTCTGTGGAATGATATCTTAGCAAGGGGTTATGCCAGAAGTACTTATGCTTTTAATACAATGATTAATGGTTTGTGTAAGATGGGGAAAATGGTGGAAGCAGAGGAGACGTTTATCAGAATGAAGGAACTGGGATGTAAACCTGACAGCATAACATATAGAACTCTGAGTGATGGGTACTGTAAACTTGGAAATGTGGAAGCGGCTTTTAGAATGAAGGAGAAGATGGCAAAGGAAGCAATTCATCCTTGCATTGAGTTTTATAATTCTCTTATAACAGGACTTTTTAAGTCGAAGAAAACTAATGAATTGATGGGCATCCTTTCTGAAATGCATTTGAATGGTATATCTCCTAACATTATCACTTATGGAGCCCTTATTGCTGGCTGGTGTGATGAAGAGAGGCTGGATAAAGCTTTTAATGCATATTTTGATATGATTGAAAAGGGGATTGCTCCAAACATAATTATATGCAGCAAAATTGTCAGCACCCTCTATCGACTTGGTAGAATTGATGAAGCAAATATGCTATTGCAGAAGATGGTGAGTTTTGATGTTTTTGTAGATCACATACATTTTGACGCACTCCCCGAAGCAGGTGATAGATATTTAGACAGTCAGAAAATTGCAGCGTCTCTTGATGAAAGTGCTAAAAGTTTTTCTTTAGCCAACACTGTGGTCTACAATATAGCTATTGCGGGGCTTTGCAAATCTGGTAAGACTGACGATGCAAGAAGGTTATTCTCAGGTTTGGTAATTAGAGGCTTTAAGCCAGATAATTTCACATACTGCACCCTCATTCATGGATACTCTGCTGCTGGTCATGTGAATGATGCTTTCAACTTACGGGATGAGATGATGAAAAAGGGTGTTATTCCGAACATAACAACATATAATGCTCTGATAAATGGTCTGTGCAAATCAGGAAATCTAAATCGAGCACTGAGGCTTTTTAATAAACTTCACTTGAAGGGGTTAACGCTAAATGCTATTACTTACAATATACTGATTGATGGATACTGTAAATGTGGTAGCACTGCACAAGCCTTGGATTTGAGAAATAAGATGTTGAAAGAAAGGATTTCTCCTTCCATTATCACCTATTCTTCATTGATTCATGGTTTTTGTAAACAAGGAGATATTGAAAAATCTTTTGGACTTTTAGATGAAATGATGGAGCTTTTTGCAGATCAAAATCTAGAGCCACTTTTCAAGTTAGTTGGGGGATATATTAAAAGTGGTGACATGGAGAAAATCTCCAAGCTGCATAATATGATGCATGTGACCTTGACTTCTGCTGGTGCTGTTTCTGATAAACAGAAAGAGTTAGCTGTGCTTTCAAATGCTAAAGAAATGCTGGATGTATGTGTGGTTTTTGAAGCTGTGTGCTGA
- the LOC136235597 gene encoding lysM domain receptor-like kinase 4 encodes MDHLFLSLLLILFFTSLASAQQNYSASSAFDCNTSEDTGPSSALLYTCNGHTTSCEAFLIFKSQPFYNSVPTISSITSTNKEELAKLNQVTPQSEFPLNKEVIVPVNCSCLGQYYQANSTYRVSNDYRTYYVIATRMYKGLSTCADIKRANTHSEFNLSLDQELQVPLRCACPTLNQIRNGTNFLLTYPVNSGDSISDIADRFNVSLEIILDANGLGENSVIYTETTILIPLATKPTSLNTVVHNEPPSMLPSLPYSPESKRSKRKLYERVGIAVACLFLLAIVLAILFLFHRESRKRVPESGAEVKQGFPGDLRVEIASVEYTLKVFGIKEVKKATEDFSSKHRIKGSVYWGEFNGDILAVKKTSRDVSKEVNILKRFNHFNLIKLHGVCENLGCFYLIFEYMKNGSLREWLSRREETGSWKKKIQIALDVANGLYYLHSFTDPPCVHKDIDSSNILLDRNLRAKVANFALARATARGTTNIATTMHVEGTRGYMAPEYLQTGKVSPKMDVYAFGVVLLELITGKDAVFIQDGSEVLLSAAIISIAQKENAETDLLFFIDPALCRSHEKTLALRLARVSMACLTREPARRLAMEEVVSLLLKIQAASEKSDSLDVKSADVAAPLWHSSIGETNFER; translated from the coding sequence ATGGACCACTTGTTTCTTAGCTTACTCTTAATTCTTTTCTTCACTTCACTAGCTTCTGCTCAGCAAAACTACTCAGCAAGTTCTGCTTTTGACTGCAACACCAGTGAAGACACTGGACCTTCTTCTGCACTTCTTTACACTTGTAATGGCCACACCACAAGCTGTGAAGCTTTTCTAATCTTCAAATCTCAACCTTTTTATAACTCGGTTCCTACTATTTCATCCATCACTTCTACAAACAAAGAAGAGCTTGCAAAGCTCAACCAAGTTACGCCGCAGTCCGAGTTTCCTCTAAACAAAGAGGTGATAGTTCCTGTAAATTGTTCTTGTTTAGGCCAGTATTATCAGGCCAATTCTACATATCGTGTCAGCAATGATTACAGAACGTATTATGTCATAGCTACTCGAATGTACAAGGGACTTTCGACTTGTGCTGATATCAAGAGAGCGAATACACACAGCGAATTCAATTTGAGTCTTGATCAGGAACTGCAGGTACCACTTCGTTGTGCTTGTCCTACACTTAACCAGATTAGGAATGGAACGAATTTTCTACTTACTTATCCTGTTAATTCCGGTGATTCGATATCTGATATAGCTGATAGATTCAATGTAAGCTTAGAGATTATACTAGATGCAAATGGTTTGGGAGAAAACTCTGTGATTTACACGGAAACAACGATTCTGATACCTCTTGCTACTAAGCCTACCAGTTTGAATACTGTAGTTCACAATGAGCCGCCAAGCATGCTGCCTTCCTTGCCTTATAGTCCTGAAAGTAAGAGATCGAAGCGAAAACTATATGAAAGGGTTGGGATTGCAGTAGCTTGTTTGTTTCTACTGGCGATCGTTCTAGCTATTCTGTTTCTGTTTCACAGAGAGAGTAGAAAGAGGGTGCCTGAAAGCGGTGCTGAAGTTAAACAAGGATTTCCTGGAGATCTTCGTGTTGAGATTGCAAGCGTTGAGTATACCCTGAAAGTTTTCGGAATTAAGGAGGTAAAGAAAGCCACTGAAGATTTCAGTTCTAAACACAGAATCAAGGGTTCTGTTTACTGGGGTGAGTTTAATGGAGATATTCTAGCTGTAAAGAAGACGAGTAGAGATGTGTCGAAAGAAGTGAACATTTTGAAGAGGTTCAACCACTTCAATTTGATCAAGCTTCACGGTGTGTGTGAGAATCTTGGTTGTTTCTATCTCATTTTCGAGTACATGAAAAATGGTAGTCTACGAGAATGGCTATCGAGGCGTGAAGAAACCGGAAGTTGGAAAAAGAAGATTCAGATTGCTCTTGATGTTGCCAATGGACTTTACTATCTTCACAGCTTCACTGACCCTCCATGTGTGCACAAGGACATAGACAGCAGCAACATTTTATTAGACAGAAATCTAAGAGCGAAGGTTGCAAATTTCGCTCTTGCAAGAGCAACAGCAAGGGGAACAACAAACATTGCCACGACAATGCATGTTGAGGGGACTAGAGGTTACATGGCGCCGGAATATTTGCAGACAGGGAAAGTGTCTCCGAAAATGGATGTCTATGCTTTCGGAGTGGTGCTTCTGGAGTTGATCACAGGGAAGGATGCTGTCTTTATACAGGATGGAAGTGAAGTACTACTTTCTGCAGCGATCATTTCAATTGCGCAGAAAGAAAATGCAGAAACAGACCTGCTTTTCTTCATTGATCCTGCTCTCTGTCGAAGCCATGAAAAAACCCTGGCTCTACGACTTGCTAGAGTAAGTATGGCCTGCTTGACAAGAGAACCAGCAAGGAGACTGGCCATGGAAGAAGTAGTGTCTCTGCTGTTGAAAATTCAAGCAGCTTCAGAGAAATCAGACTCACTGGACGTTAAATCTGCTGATGTAGCAGCACCTCTGTGGCATTCATCAATTGGAGAAACAAATTTTGAGAgatga
- the LOC136235598 gene encoding protein DA1, which translates to MSKWLSKFFKGSSHNLSEGHYRGNYEDNSNYYAPSTSGVSWSEQENEEIDRAIALSLLEENHSGRTVVNNESQLEEDEELAKALQESLNVESPPRYGNGYGHGHGHGHGPGYGNGYGNGNASGNAYQGNIYQPIPVHFPMGYRICSGCNIEIGHGRFLNCLNGFWHPECFRCHACNLPISDNEFSMTGNYPYHKSCYKERYHPKCDVCKYFIPTNTAGLIEYRAHPFWIQKYCPSHEHDGTPRCCSCERMEPRETGYIPLNDGRKLCLECLDSAVMDTNECEPLHLDIREFYERLNMRVEQHVPLLLVERQALNEAREGEKNGHYHMPETRGLCLSEEQTISRILRRPRFGAGSRSSGLVTEPYKLTRRCEVTAILILFGLPRLLTGSILAHEMMHAWMRLRGFQHLSQDVEEGICQVLAHMWLETQLNLNLASSSASRSSKRGTGSPFERKLGDFFKHQIESDTSPVYGDGFRMGQRAVQKYGLEKTLEHIRMTGRFPH; encoded by the exons ATGAGCAAATGGCTTAGCAAATTTTTTAAAGGCTCCAGCCATAATTTATCAGAAGGTCATTACCGTGGGAACTATGAAGACAATTCTAATTATTATGCACCTTCTACTTCAGGC GTTTCATGGTCAGAGCAGGAGAATGAAGAGATTGACCGTGCTATAGCTTTATCCCTTCTAGAGGAAAATCATAGTGGAAGAACTGTTGTTA ATAATGAGAGTCAactggaagaagatgaagaactcgCCAAAGCTCTACAAGAAAGCTTGAATGTTGAATCTCCTCCTCGATATGGAAATGGATATGGACATGGACATGGACATGGTCATGGACCTGGATATGGAAATGGATATGGGAATGGAAATGCAAGCGGAAACGCATATCAAGGAAATATTTATCAACCTATTCCAGTACACTTTCCAATGGGATATAG GATTTGTTCTGGTTGCAATATTGAGATCGGTCATGGAAGATTTCTGAATTGTCTTAATGGATTTTGGCATCCAGAATGTTTCCGGTGCCATGCCTGCAACCTACCAATTTCTGATAATGAG TTCTCTATGACTGGGAATTACCCTTATCATAAATCTTGCTACAAGGAACGCTACCATCCAAAATGTGATGTTTGCAAGTATTTT ATTCCAACAAATACTGCTGGTCTTATTGAATATAGAGCTCATCCTTTTTGGATACAGAAATATTGCCCCTCTCACGAACATGATGGCACTCCTCGGTGCTGCAGCTGTGAGCGAATGGAG CCTCGGGAGACTGGATATATTCCACTTAATGATGGTCGGAAGCTGTGCCTAGAGTGCCTTGACTCTGCAGTAATGGATACAAATGAATGTGAACCCCTTCATCTTGATATACGAGAATTTTATGAACGTTTGAATATGAGAGTGGAGCAGCATGTCCCGCTTCTCTTGGTTGAAAGACAAGCATTGAATGAAGctagagagggggagaagaat GGCCATTACCACATGCCAGAAACCAGGGGACTTTGTCTTTCTGAAGAACAAACAATCAGTCGG ATATTAAGACGGCCAAGGTTTGGGGCAGGAAGCCGATCCTCAGGACTGGTCACAGAGCCTTACAAATTGACACGCCGTTGTGAAGTGACAGCAATCCTCATATTGTTTGGCCTCCCAAG GTTGCTTACTGGATCAATTCTGGCTCATGAGATGATGCATGCATGGATGCGACTTAGAG GTTTCCAACATCTGAGTCAAGACGTTGAGGAGGGTATCTGCCAGGTGCTTGCGCACATGTGGTTGGAGACTCAGCTCAATCTCAATCTTGCGTCTTCCTCTGCTTCCAGATCTTCAAAACGGGGCACAGGATCTCCATTTGAGAGAAAGCTTGGAGACTTTTTCAAGCATCAAATTGAATCTGACACTTCTCCAGTATATGGAGATGGATTCAGAATGGGCCAGCGAGCCGTGCAAAAGTATGGCCTTGAAAAGACACTTGAACATATTCGAATGACAGGGAGGTTTCCACATTGA